Part of the Candidatus Paceibacterota bacterium genome is shown below.
TAACACAGCGCGAGGTGTATAAAAAAGCGACCAGAGAAATCTCCTAGCCGCCTCTAGAAACTAATACAATTCGGGATTTTGAAGATGAATAAGCGCCAGGCGAATCGCCTGCATCATGTATTCCGAGCGTGTAACGTGCCCCTTGGTGAGTACACCGATTGCTCCTCCGCGATGCCCGAGCTTCGGATCATCAGTAAGCCCACACTCGTGAAATGCTTTATTGAGATCCACTCCATCTTCGTGCACCATATCCACAACCTTCGAGGGACACTCGAATGCAGATGACAGTCCAAGATGGAACGCATGTCCGTCATAGAGCACACACGCTGTCGTGACCATCATTCCTGACTTCGCAAGCGGGACAGGAAAGAGTCCGCTCTCAAGCCCAACCGCAATTCCATTTGCGGTATAGGCTTCACGCGCGCGATTCCGCGCACCAACAATAATCTCCTCGAGAGATTTCGGTTGCTCGGAAACACCCGATTGCACTGCGAACGAATGTACTGCACAGTCGCGATACTCTTCGTATTCAGACAATACCGCAATCAAGGCGTTGGTTTTCGTTGGATTCGTAGAGCCGATGGCAAAACGCATAGATTCTCCAATGTGTTTCTAGCTGAACTATACTCGATTTTACCCAATAATCAATATCAAAGAATCAGGTGCCTGAAACGGATTGACTTGGCAAGACAACAAAAATGAGCACGCCGAGCGCGAGAACATACAAAAGGAATGTGAAGACCAGCCCCCAGAATCCCAATCGCTCCTGATTGAAACGGGCAAGGAAAAACATGAAGATACACCAGAGTGATACAGGAGCGATGAGCCAGTAGCTGAGTCCTACATAGAGCCCCGTAATGATTGTAAGAAGCGATGAGAGCACGAGTAATGAACCAAAAAGAAGAAATACCCCAGACCGCCCCGAAAATGCACTCCCCCCTTCCTTGTGTAGCTCTTCTCTCATATCATGCTCTATTATTATACTTATATGCTTCTATTATAGCACGATGGGTGCAAGCTGCGTTTAGCTCTCCAATAACCCTTACACCTTGCCGAAAACGTCTAAATAAAGCATAATCTCATCGATGCAGAAATATCTTCGATTTGCTGGAATAACGGTAGTGCTCCTCTTTGCCCTCATCGGCTTTGTTTTTACGGTCGTCTTCGTCGGGATGCAGTTTGGAGCATTCAACGTACGCGGCTCTATCAAGGAGCGCAATGATTTCTTTCAAACAGGTACCACAAAGAAGGAAGCTCTGACAAGTAACAGCACAAGCACTCAAGCGGTCGAGCCTTCATGCGTAAACGGTGACACTGTTTGTGCCTGGAACGAAACTCGCGAATGGACTGCGGTGTCCGGAGGTCTTGCAAAAGATCAAGCGATTATCAACAAGGTAGCGAAAGCCACCGGCGTCTCACCGCGCCTCATCGCCACTATCGTTGTCCCAGAGCAGACCCGCTTCTTTACTGCAGAACGCGAAGTCTTCAAACGCTACTTCGAGCCACTCAAAATCCTTGGCTCACTGTCGAAATTCTCTCTTGGAGTCTCCGGTATAAAACAAGACACGGCGCTTTTGATCGAGCAATATGCGAATGACCCCACCTCCCCTTTCTACCCTGGAGACGCGTACGCCCCACTCATTGCATATGAAACTGGCGTCGACCACGACAAGGTACTTTATGATCGACTCACAGACGCAAAAAATCACGAATATTCTTACCTCTATACGGCACTTTTTGTGAAGGAGATTGCGACACAATGGAAGAATGCAGGATTTGATATCAGTAACAACCCAGGAGCCATTGTCACTCTCTTCAATATTGGTTTCAAAAAATCCCGCCCGAACGCGAACCCCCAGCTCGGAGGCGCTGAGATTATCACTGGCGGAAAGACCTATACGTACGGGGAGCTCGGAAGTTTATTCTTTAGCTCTGCAGAACTAAGAAAGGAGTTCCCAAATTAAAAACCAGCGCCGCTGGTTTTTAAAATCCTCCCCTATGTCTCTCTTCGATTTTAATCTTTGACTTCTGCACCGCTGCATCAAGGTCGATATTATAATTATTAGCCACTGTAGCAAGAGCAATAAGCACATCCCCCATTTCCCCCTCAAGATCCATGACCTCATCCTTCCGATCTTTATACCCGGAACTTTTGCGAATAGCCTCCGCCATTTCGCCGAGCTCCTCAAAAAGATAAAGTAATTGCAAGTGTGGATCTGGCCTTGTATTTGAGTGCTGCTCCCAGTCCGTCCGCACCCACTGTTGTAATTCAAGTATTTGCATATCATTAGTATACAACAAAAGCCCCATAGGGGCTTTTGTTGTATTAACGACGCATTATCTGTCTCATCACCTTCTTAAATTGCACCACCGCTCCATGAGCAACACCTGCACGCAAAAGGTGAAAAATAAATGCAAAAATCACGAATAAACTTATCCACTCCCCCTGTCGCCAAATGGGAACATTTATCCTAGGCGCGACAACCACCTCTCTGACATTGCCCTCTTTATCAATCGCTCGAATATATATAGGTCTATCAACTTTTTGCCGCTTTAGAAGATATGGGCTCTCTGCCCGAACATACAAACCAAACAACCCTTCGCGAATCTCATAATGGTCCACACCCAATCCTTTATCCTGCGTCTTGAATACGATGAAGTGCTTACCATCATAGATATTATGATCGTTTGCAATGATCGGAGTAAAGTCCTCTGGCGGCTCTACATCTAGTTGAGTCATCTTTGCCGGAGCAAGGCTCTCTCCTTCAACAACAAGCGAGAGCGCCTGCATATCGAGCGCACTTGGACTACCACTGCCATCATTTTTATAGAGGCGTGCCCCACGAATAGAAATCGTATGTGTACCGACTTTCTTTGCCTTCATACGCAAGGCGAAGAGTTTCTCATTGTTTCCCTGGAATCCCCCCGGAGTCATTCCTGCAAATGTAATGACCCCAGGTGACACCTCATGGGGAGACTCAATCCAGAAGTTAATTCCTGAATTACCCTCATAAATATCCATGCTCTCAAAAACTGTAGCATCATAAATGATCTGACCATCTACTGCGTTTGAATCCTCGCCCGCATCAAGCAACACAGTAAGGATGAACTCGTCACGGTGACGCACTACGGGGCTTTCTTGCCTTAAATGTAATGCATAAGCAAAAACATATCGAGGAGCGAAGGCTATGATTAGCGCAAGGAGCACATATATGTATTTTTTGGTTTTCATATATTGATGGATTTGATTATGCAGTCCAGCGATACACAAGAATACTGAAATCCACAATATTCACCACTCCATCTTTATTGAGATCAACACTTGCGGGTGGAATAGGATTTTTATACCAATAGAGCAAAATGGATAGGTCGACTAGATTCACTCTGCCATCACAGTTCACGTCAGAAACTTTACACCCTTTCGTATCTTCGAGTACTTGCGCACTTATAGCCGACGAAAAAATTGAGAAATCGACACTACGAGAAAGGCCGCTAAGATCTTGCCCCTCTATTGTGTAGAGTCGTAGCACATGTGCACCCGGAAAAAGTAGGGATGTATCAATTTTTACTGCATATTTTCCCTGCTTATCAACGCGTGTCTTCAAATCTACGGCGGTGTTGCTATCAATCAAAGCATAAAGCAACGCGCCAGGTATGGCATTGCCCGAGAGTATCAATGGCTCTTTCTTTTTCACATGCTCTGACGCAGGATACAGTGACGGTGCGATAGCAATGCCACTCACCTTAAGTACTGCTCCACTACCTACATTCACTGGAAATCCCATAAGTGGAGATTGAACACCTTTTTCATCAAGAGCATATGCTGCGAAGATATAGTTTCCGCTGGAAAGCCCTGAAATAGTCGTCTGAAAAACACCCTCGGCGTTCGTTATTGTTGTTGCAATCGATTGACCATCCTTAAGCAGGGTCACTGAACTACCAGGATATGACCTCCCCATAAATGCTACTGTTGCGGTGGTAACCACGGGAGCGCCACCGCCTCCTCCACCACCACCTCCCGATGGAGCATGTGTTGAGCAGTTCAAAGTATTCTGAGTACACACACTCGTACACGTGAGGATACCCGACGCATATCCCAAAGAGGCGCATGTAGCGCCTCCGAGGTTTGCTCCATCGCACTGTTCTCCTGGCCCAATAACACTATCACCGCAGCCAGGTACGGTTGCGGTGATCTGTACTGCTATCGCCTGACCAATACGAGGAGTGATGAGCGTAACGAGAAGAGCAAGAAACAAGAATGTTCTTGATCGGTTATCCATTATATTTGCAAAAACAAAACAGTACTATTTTTGATTTGTCGCTGCAGCAATGATGTTTTTCTTATACTGCAGAAGAATAAACCTGAGCACAACAATCACCAGAAATACACAAACCATGAGCTGCCAAGGAAATACAAAGAAATGATATGTAGCTACGGCTGTTTGCGGCACGTCTCCCCACGCGAGGCTCAAATCGGCGGTGTACCATCCAAAATGAAAATCAGAAAGCTGTAATAAAGCAAGACTGAAGAATCCTCTCTCCTCATTTGAGACTTCATTGCCCCAGGCTACCGAGAAACGACGAGGACTTCCTGGGAGCACGCTACCCTCTCGCTCATTAGCAAGCAACTTTGCAGTAATACTGCGGAAGGAATTTTTAATAACAATATCTCCCTTCGGCACCACACGATCCCCACCCTTATTATTGAAAACATATTCAAGTGTCACAGGAAGCA
Proteins encoded:
- a CDS encoding cohesin domain-containing protein — encoded protein: MKTKKYIYVLLALIIAFAPRYVFAYALHLRQESPVVRHRDEFILTVLLDAGEDSNAVDGQIIYDATVFESMDIYEGNSGINFWIESPHEVSPGVITFAGMTPGGFQGNNEKLFALRMKAKKVGTHTISIRGARLYKNDGSGSPSALDMQALSLVVEGESLAPAKMTQLDVEPPEDFTPIIANDHNIYDGKHFIVFKTQDKGLGVDHYEIREGLFGLYVRAESPYLLKRQKVDRPIYIRAIDKEGNVREVVVAPRINVPIWRQGEWISLFVIFAFIFHLLRAGVAHGAVVQFKKVMRQIMRR
- a CDS encoding MazG nucleotide pyrophosphohydrolase domain-containing protein yields the protein MQILELQQWVRTDWEQHSNTRPDPHLQLLYLFEELGEMAEAIRKSSGYKDRKDEVMDLEGEMGDVLIALATVANNYNIDLDAAVQKSKIKIEERHRGGF
- a CDS encoding dockerin type I repeat-containing protein; protein product: MDNRSRTFLFLALLVTLITPRIGQAIAVQITATVPGCGDSVIGPGEQCDGANLGGATCASLGYASGILTCTSVCTQNTLNCSTHAPSGGGGGGGGGAPVVTTATVAFMGRSYPGSSVTLLKDGQSIATTITNAEGVFQTTISGLSSGNYIFAAYALDEKGVQSPLMGFPVNVGSGAVLKVSGIAIAPSLYPASEHVKKKEPLILSGNAIPGALLYALIDSNTAVDLKTRVDKQGKYAVKIDTSLLFPGAHVLRLYTIEGQDLSGLSRSVDFSIFSSAISAQVLEDTKGCKVSDVNCDGRVNLVDLSILLYWYKNPIPPASVDLNKDGVVNIVDFSILVYRWTA
- a CDS encoding inosine/xanthosine triphosphatase, whose protein sequence is MRFAIGSTNPTKTNALIAVLSEYEEYRDCAVHSFAVQSGVSEQPKSLEEIIVGARNRAREAYTANGIAVGLESGLFPVPLAKSGMMVTTACVLYDGHAFHLGLSSAFECPSKVVDMVHEDGVDLNKAFHECGLTDDPKLGHRGGAIGVLTKGHVTRSEYMMQAIRLALIHLQNPELY